The following proteins are co-located in the Streptomyces sp. DT2A-34 genome:
- a CDS encoding SPW_0924 family protein, with protein MRALIAAATGLTVALALVLAITAMGAPTGKTSPKPLLTTVPAHP; from the coding sequence ATGCGCGCCCTGATCGCCGCCGCGACCGGTCTCACCGTCGCGCTCGCCCTGGTCCTCGCCATCACGGCCATGGGCGCACCGACCGGCAAGACGTCCCCGAAGCCGCTGCTGACAACGGTGCCCGCACACCCGTGA
- a CDS encoding class I SAM-dependent methyltransferase, which yields MIQEPVSPETASDTSVEAEATRRDADVAESSRANRGWWDRNADEYQIEHGTFLGDDRFVWGPEGLDEVEAELLGPPEDLKGKDVLEIGAGAAQCSRWLAAQGARPVALDLSHRQLQHALRIGGAFPLVCADAGALPFADGSFDLACSAYGALPFVADPVLVLREVRRVLRPGGRFVFSVTHPIRWAFPDEPGPEGLSVAASYFDRTPYVEQDDEGRAVYVEHHRTVGDRVRDVVAAGFRLVDLVEPEWPAWNSSEWGGWSPLRGNLIPGTAIFVCVRD from the coding sequence ATCATCCAAGAGCCCGTATCGCCCGAGACCGCGTCCGACACCTCCGTCGAAGCGGAGGCCACCCGGCGCGACGCCGATGTCGCGGAGAGTTCCCGGGCCAACCGGGGCTGGTGGGACCGCAACGCCGACGAGTACCAGATCGAGCACGGCACGTTCCTCGGCGACGACCGCTTCGTGTGGGGCCCCGAGGGCCTGGACGAGGTGGAGGCCGAGCTGCTCGGCCCGCCGGAGGACCTCAAGGGCAAGGACGTCCTGGAGATCGGCGCCGGAGCGGCCCAGTGCTCGCGCTGGCTGGCCGCGCAGGGGGCCCGCCCGGTCGCCCTGGACCTCTCCCACCGCCAGCTGCAGCACGCCCTGCGCATCGGCGGCGCGTTCCCCCTGGTCTGCGCCGACGCGGGCGCCCTTCCCTTCGCCGACGGCTCCTTCGACCTGGCCTGCTCGGCGTACGGGGCGCTGCCGTTCGTCGCCGACCCGGTGCTGGTGCTGCGGGAAGTGCGGCGGGTGCTGCGGCCGGGCGGACGCTTCGTCTTCTCCGTCACCCACCCCATCCGCTGGGCCTTCCCCGACGAGCCGGGTCCCGAGGGCCTGTCCGTCGCCGCGTCCTACTTCGACCGCACGCCGTACGTGGAGCAGGACGACGAGGGCCGAGCGGTGTACGTCGAGCATCACCGCACGGTCGGCGACCGGGTGCGGGACGTCGTGGCGGCGGGCTTCCGGCTGGTGGACCTGGTGGAGCCGGAGTGGCCGGCCTGGAACTCCTCGGAGTGGGGCGGCTGGTCGCCCCTGCGCGGGAACCTGATCCCGGGGACGGCCATCTTCGTGTGCGTACGAGACTGA
- a CDS encoding lytic transglycosylase domain-containing protein — MAAEFGRLRKGAVNTTVAAVVVAALAASQAPGVTTDDAGRRVTTGTQPSADTPAEDSATGNSPYYTDLPPLNSPNPSPSPSTPVTPGASEAGIPATVLDAYKKAATALQDAKPGCNLEWQLLAAIGKVESGQARGGRVDANGTTITPILGPQLNGNGFANISDTDNGAYDGDASYDRAVGPMQFIPSTWEWAGRDGNGDGRKDPNNVYDAALAAGHYLCRFGWDLSTRSDLSSAILSYNNSQDYLNLVLKWLEYYRKGTHEIPDGTGTLPSDRSDDTAGASPTPTTPTTPTTPTTPTSPKPGGSTSPKPTPPATTPPSTTPPTPTDTVDHLQDAGTAKLTAMAGDTFTEKISARAETEAGKGVAKVRVRFTIVGRTDATFTGGEKYAAVVTNSAGEAVAPALRAGEDTGEFVVRATLVGRSIPGLDYTATVTERAADTLTRTSDTALTCTPGGEFTDQVEVRATYKGAVADKVAATATLIKSADDPTENDKGPYFKDADGRTVRTLTGLTTDANGLLKLPKLYADDTTGTFLLRINTAGGATLTVELKVAAAETSPTPTPSESTSGSPSASASPTA, encoded by the coding sequence ATGGCGGCGGAATTCGGCAGGCTGCGCAAGGGGGCGGTGAACACCACGGTGGCCGCGGTCGTGGTCGCGGCACTGGCCGCGTCCCAGGCTCCCGGAGTGACGACCGACGACGCCGGCAGAAGGGTCACCACCGGAACCCAGCCCTCGGCGGACACGCCCGCCGAGGACAGCGCGACCGGCAACTCGCCGTACTACACGGACCTGCCGCCGCTCAACAGCCCCAATCCCTCGCCCTCGCCCAGCACCCCCGTCACCCCGGGCGCCTCCGAGGCGGGCATCCCCGCGACCGTCCTCGACGCGTACAAGAAGGCCGCGACCGCGCTCCAGGACGCCAAGCCCGGCTGCAACCTGGAATGGCAGCTTCTCGCCGCCATCGGCAAGGTCGAGTCCGGCCAGGCCCGCGGCGGCCGCGTCGACGCGAACGGCACCACGATCACCCCGATCCTCGGCCCGCAGCTCAACGGCAACGGCTTCGCGAACATCAGCGACACCGACAACGGCGCCTACGACGGGGACGCCTCGTACGACCGTGCCGTCGGCCCCATGCAGTTCATCCCCTCCACCTGGGAGTGGGCCGGCCGCGACGGCAACGGCGACGGCAGGAAGGACCCCAACAACGTCTACGACGCCGCGCTCGCCGCCGGCCACTACCTGTGCCGCTTCGGCTGGGACCTGTCCACCCGGAGCGACCTCAGCAGCGCGATCCTCAGCTACAACAACTCGCAGGACTACCTGAACCTGGTCCTGAAGTGGCTGGAGTACTACCGCAAGGGCACGCACGAGATCCCGGACGGCACCGGCACCCTCCCGTCCGACCGCAGCGACGACACGGCCGGCGCCAGCCCCACGCCCACGACCCCCACCACGCCGACGACGCCCACGACGCCGACGAGCCCCAAGCCCGGCGGCTCCACGAGCCCGAAGCCGACCCCGCCGGCCACCACCCCGCCGAGCACCACGCCCCCCACCCCCACCGACACGGTGGACCACCTTCAGGACGCGGGCACCGCGAAGCTCACCGCGATGGCGGGCGACACCTTCACCGAGAAGATCAGCGCCCGCGCCGAGACCGAGGCCGGCAAGGGCGTCGCCAAGGTCCGGGTCCGTTTCACGATCGTCGGCCGGACCGACGCCACCTTCACCGGCGGCGAGAAGTACGCGGCCGTCGTGACCAACAGCGCCGGTGAGGCGGTCGCGCCGGCCCTCCGGGCGGGCGAGGACACGGGCGAGTTCGTCGTCCGCGCCACCCTCGTCGGCCGTTCGATCCCCGGCCTGGACTACACGGCCACCGTCACCGAGCGCGCCGCCGACACCCTGACCCGCACCAGCGACACCGCGCTGACCTGCACCCCGGGCGGCGAGTTCACCGACCAGGTCGAGGTGAGGGCGACCTACAAGGGCGCCGTCGCGGACAAGGTCGCGGCCACCGCCACGCTCATCAAGTCGGCCGACGACCCGACCGAGAACGACAAGGGCCCCTACTTCAAGGACGCCGACGGCAGGACCGTACGCACCCTGACCGGCCTGACGACGGACGCGAACGGCCTGCTCAAGCTGCCGAAGCTGTACGCCGACGACACCACCGGCACGTTCCTGCTCCGCATCAACACCGCGGGCGGCGCGACCCTGACCGTCGAGCTGAAGGTGGCGGCGGCCGAGACGTCGCCCACCCCGACCCCCTCGGAGTCGACGTCCGGCTCCCCGTCGGCGTCGGCGAGCCCGACCGCGTAA
- a CDS encoding DUF3068 domain-containing protein produces MRRKAGLILLALAVFFAALSPLVRWYAFPRLAKIPANQYQDMVLEAKDATLLDYGTMKARKVSKVTIVQTLKGNVEASEKIERTAGKDVVVWDGLSYVVGPDGKMVSKIPERYIFDAHTQEPVHATGEMVDGDPVKRQGIEFKWPFLTEKRDYEYFDAQARVTAPIHYKGTQTFRGVDVYYFEQTIPWTKVRFPRTMPVEGITPESVAKTGTTRWYTTVRKFWVEPLTGAPVYGEEIHKEELRGGTLLGGREKVTAFAGHVKMREDYIDHTVDLVKSNRTLVLLMTSYLPWGFLILGLLLLSLSLYLEARGRRPGGPEPTRNTDPEPVSA; encoded by the coding sequence ATGCGCCGCAAGGCCGGCCTGATCCTGCTCGCCCTCGCCGTGTTCTTCGCGGCACTGTCCCCACTGGTGCGCTGGTACGCCTTCCCTCGCCTGGCCAAGATCCCGGCGAACCAGTACCAGGACATGGTCCTGGAGGCGAAGGACGCGACCCTCCTCGACTACGGCACGATGAAGGCCCGCAAGGTCTCCAAGGTCACCATCGTGCAGACGCTGAAGGGCAACGTCGAAGCCTCGGAGAAGATCGAGAGAACGGCCGGGAAGGACGTCGTCGTCTGGGACGGCCTGTCCTATGTCGTCGGCCCCGACGGCAAGATGGTCTCCAAGATCCCCGAGCGCTACATCTTCGACGCCCACACCCAGGAACCCGTCCACGCCACCGGAGAGATGGTCGACGGCGACCCGGTGAAGCGGCAGGGCATCGAGTTCAAGTGGCCCTTCCTGACGGAGAAACGGGACTACGAGTACTTCGACGCACAGGCGCGCGTGACGGCCCCCATCCACTACAAGGGCACCCAGACCTTCCGCGGCGTCGACGTCTACTACTTCGAGCAGACCATCCCGTGGACCAAGGTGAGGTTCCCCAGGACCATGCCGGTCGAGGGCATCACCCCGGAGTCAGTGGCCAAGACCGGCACGACCCGCTGGTACACCACGGTCCGCAAGTTCTGGGTCGAACCCCTCACCGGCGCCCCCGTCTACGGCGAGGAGATCCACAAGGAGGAACTGCGCGGCGGCACCCTGCTCGGCGGCCGCGAGAAGGTGACGGCGTTCGCGGGCCACGTGAAGATGCGCGAGGACTACATCGACCACACGGTGGACCTGGTCAAGTCCAACCGCACGCTGGTCCTGCTGATGACGTCGTATCTCCCCTGGGGCTTCCTGATCCTGGGGCTCCTGCTCCTGTCGCTCTCCCTCTACCTGGAGGCACGCGGCCGCCGCCCCGGCGGCCCGGAGCCGACGAGGAACACCGACCCGGAACCGGTCAGCGCCTGA
- the hrpB gene encoding ATP-dependent helicase HrpB: MIRYDALDALPVRGALPGLTDALDGHGTAVLVAPPGTGKTTLVPLALAGLLGEGPARRVVVAEPRRIAARAAARRMAWLLGEKVGANVGYTVRGERVVGRHARVEVVTTGVLLQRLQRDQELAGVDVVVLDECHERHLDADTVAAFLWDVRQTLRPELRLLAASATTDAQGWARLLGDAPVVEAEGVSHPVELVWAPPTRPVRPPHGMRVDPALLAHVASVVRRALAERAGDVLCFLPGVGEIARVAGQLGDLGDVEVLQVHGRAPAAVQDAVLAGGERRRVVLATAVAESSLTVPGVRVVVDSGLAREPRVDHARGLSALTTVRASQAAGRQRAGRAGREAPGAVYRCWAEAEDARLPRFPSPEIKVADLTAFALQAACWGDPEAAGLALLDPPPGGAMAAARSVLTAIGAVERGGRATARGTELARLGLHPRLGRALLDTPGAGAEVVALLSEEAPREYGDDLAAALRAARRGGDAYAGRWRTEVRRLQAGSGSASAHSADDRTAGLVAALAFPERVARAEGGSYLMVSGTRAELADGSPLRGAPWIAVAVADRPVGKGHARVQLAAVVDEDMARSAAATLYSASQEVHWADGDVVARHVERLGAIELAARPLRDADPALVRDALLEGLRQEGLGLLRWSPDAGVLRQRLAFLCLHLGAPWPDVSDDALHARVDEWLEPELSRARRRADLARIDAGAALARLLPWASGEAGRLDELAPERIAVPSGSRIRIDYGNPEQPVLAVKVQEMFGLHESPSVAGVPLLVHLLSPAGRPAAVTADLASFWKDGYKGVRAELRGRYPKHPWPEDPATAEPTRHTNARLRR; the protein is encoded by the coding sequence GTGATCCGTTACGACGCCCTGGACGCGCTGCCCGTACGCGGTGCCCTGCCCGGCCTGACCGACGCCCTGGACGGGCACGGCACCGCGGTGCTCGTCGCGCCGCCCGGCACCGGCAAGACCACCCTGGTGCCACTGGCCCTGGCGGGGCTGCTCGGCGAGGGGCCGGCGCGGCGGGTCGTCGTCGCCGAGCCGCGGCGGATCGCGGCCCGGGCCGCCGCGCGGCGGATGGCGTGGCTGCTGGGCGAGAAGGTCGGCGCGAACGTCGGGTACACCGTGCGCGGGGAGCGGGTCGTCGGACGGCACGCGCGCGTGGAGGTCGTCACGACCGGTGTGCTGCTCCAGCGGCTGCAGCGCGACCAGGAGCTCGCGGGCGTGGACGTGGTGGTGCTCGACGAGTGCCACGAGCGGCATCTGGACGCGGACACGGTGGCGGCGTTCCTGTGGGACGTACGGCAGACGCTGCGGCCGGAGCTGCGGCTGCTGGCCGCGTCGGCGACGACGGACGCGCAGGGGTGGGCGCGGCTGCTGGGTGACGCGCCGGTGGTCGAGGCGGAGGGCGTGTCGCATCCCGTGGAGCTGGTCTGGGCGCCGCCGACGCGTCCGGTACGGCCGCCGCACGGCATGCGGGTCGACCCGGCGCTGCTGGCGCACGTGGCGTCGGTGGTGCGGCGGGCGCTCGCCGAGCGGGCCGGGGATGTGCTGTGTTTCCTGCCGGGCGTGGGCGAGATCGCGCGGGTCGCCGGGCAGCTGGGCGACCTCGGGGACGTCGAGGTGCTCCAGGTGCACGGGCGGGCTCCGGCGGCCGTGCAGGACGCGGTGCTGGCGGGCGGGGAGCGGCGCCGGGTGGTGCTGGCGACGGCCGTGGCGGAGTCGTCGCTGACGGTTCCCGGTGTGCGGGTCGTCGTCGACTCGGGGCTGGCGCGGGAGCCTCGCGTCGACCACGCGCGCGGGCTGAGCGCCCTGACGACGGTACGGGCCTCGCAGGCGGCCGGGCGGCAGCGGGCGGGGCGGGCCGGGCGCGAGGCGCCGGGGGCGGTGTACCGCTGCTGGGCGGAGGCCGAGGACGCGCGGCTGCCGCGGTTCCCGTCGCCGGAGATCAAGGTGGCCGACCTGACGGCGTTCGCGTTGCAGGCGGCGTGCTGGGGTGATCCGGAGGCCGCCGGGCTGGCCTTGCTGGATCCGCCGCCGGGTGGGGCGATGGCGGCGGCGAGGAGCGTACTGACGGCCATCGGGGCGGTGGAACGCGGCGGGCGCGCCACGGCTCGGGGCACTGAGCTGGCCCGGCTGGGGCTGCATCCCCGCTTGGGGAGGGCCCTGCTGGACACACCCGGTGCCGGTGCCGAGGTGGTCGCCCTGCTGAGCGAGGAGGCACCGAGGGAGTACGGGGACGATCTGGCTGCCGCTCTGCGCGCGGCTCGGCGAGGCGGTGACGCCTATGCGGGGCGGTGGCGTACGGAGGTGCGGCGGTTGCAGGCGGGCAGCGGCAGCGCGTCGGCGCACAGCGCGGACGACCGCACCGCGGGTCTCGTCGCCGCCCTCGCCTTCCCCGAGCGCGTTGCCAGAGCCGAGGGCGGTTCCTACCTCATGGTCTCCGGCACCCGCGCCGAACTCGCTGACGGCAGCCCCCTGCGCGGCGCCCCGTGGATCGCCGTGGCCGTCGCGGACCGGCCCGTCGGCAAGGGGCACGCACGCGTGCAGCTCGCCGCCGTGGTGGACGAGGACATGGCCCGGTCGGCGGCGGCCACCCTGTACTCCGCGAGCCAGGAGGTCCACTGGGCCGACGGGGATGTCGTCGCACGGCACGTGGAGCGGCTGGGGGCGATCGAGCTCGCGGCGCGGCCACTGCGCGACGCCGACCCCGCCCTCGTACGGGACGCGCTGCTCGAAGGCCTACGGCAGGAAGGGCTCGGCCTGTTGCGCTGGTCCCCCGACGCCGGCGTGCTGCGGCAGCGGCTCGCCTTTCTGTGTCTGCATCTCGGTGCGCCCTGGCCCGACGTCAGCGACGACGCGCTGCACGCGCGCGTGGACGAGTGGCTGGAGCCCGAGCTGAGCCGGGCCCGGCGGCGGGCCGACCTGGCGCGGATCGACGCCGGGGCGGCGCTGGCGCGGCTGCTGCCGTGGGCGTCCGGGGAGGCCGGGCGGCTCGACGAGCTGGCGCCGGAGCGGATCGCCGTACCCAGTGGGTCCAGAATCCGGATCGACTACGGCAACCCCGAACAGCCCGTCCTGGCCGTGAAGGTGCAGGAGATGTTCGGGCTGCACGAGTCGCCCTCCGTCGCCGGGGTGCCGCTGCTGGTCCATCTGCTCTCCCCCGCCGGGCGTCCCGCGGCTGTCACCGCCGACCTCGCCTCCTTCTGGAAGGACGGCTACAAGGGCGTACGGGCGGAGCTGCGCGGCCGTTATCCGAAGCATCCGTGGCCCGAGGATCCCGCCACCGCCGAGCCGACCCGGCACACCAACGCCCGGCTCAGGCGCTGA